The genomic window CCGCGCTCAGCTGAGCGCGATGTACTTGGTGGAGAGGTATTCCTCGATGCCCTCGGTGCCGCCCTCGCGGCCGAAGCCGGAGGCCTTCACGCCGCCGAAAGGTGCTGCCGGGTCGGAGATTACGCCGCGGTTGACGCCGACCATGCCGGATTCCAGGCCCTCGGCGACCCGAAGGGCGCGATCCAGGTCACGGGTGTAGACGTAGCTGACCAGGCCGAATTCGGTGTCGTTCGCCGCCGCGATGCCCTGCTCCTCGGTGTCGAAGCCGACGATCGGGGCAACCGGCCCGAACACCTCCTCGCGCAGAATCCTGGCCTGCGGCGGGACGTCGCTGAGGATGGTGGCCGGATAGAACCAACCGGGCCCGCCGGGCGCCTTGCCACCCAGCCGGACCTGAGCGCCTACCGCCACGGCGTCCTCGACCAGCTCGCTGACCGTGTTGAGCTGCTCTTCGTTGATCAGCGGGCCGAGGGTGGTGTTCGGGTCGGAGCCAGGGCCGAGGGTCACGCTTGACGCCATCGCCTCGACGAACTTGCTGGTGAACTCCTCGAGCACGCCCCGCTGGACGTGGAAGCGGTTGGCCGCGGTGCACGCCTCGCCGCCGTTGCGCAGCTTCGCCAGCATCGCGCCCTGCACGGCCGCGTCGATGTCCGCGTCATCGAACACCACGAACGGCGCGTTGCCGCCGAGCTCCATCGACGTGCGCAGCAGCCCGTTCGCCGACTTCTCCACCAGCTTCTTGCCGACCTCGGTGGAGCCGGTGAAGGTCAGCTTGCGCAGCCGCGGATCGTCGAGCAGCGGCTGGGTCACGGCACCGGACCGGCTCGACGTGATCACCGAGAGCACCCCGTCCGGCAGCCCCGCCTCGCTGCACAGCTTGGCGAGCAGCAGCATGGTCAGCGGTGTCGCCGAGGCGGGCTTGACGATCATGGTGCAGCCCGCGGCCAGCGCGGGACCGATCTTGCGGGTGCCCATGGCCAGCGGGAAGTTCCACGGCGTGATCGCCAGACAGGGCCCGACCGGCTGCTTGTGCACCATGATCCGGCCGGTGCCGGACGGCGCGTGCAGGTAGCGTCCGTGCACCCGGACAGCTTCCTCGCTGAACCACCGGAAGAACTCCGCGCCGTACTTGACCTCATTGCGGCTCTCCGGCAGCGCCTTGCCCATTTCCAGGGTCATCAGCAGCGCGAATTCCTCGGCCCTGGCGGTGATCTGCTCGAAGACCGCGCGCAGGATCTCGCCGCGCTCGCGGGACGGCCGCGCGGCCCACTCCGCCTGCACCGCGACGGCCGCGTCCAGCGCCCGCATCGCGTCCTCGGGCGTGGCGTCGGCGACCTGCGTCAGCACCTCCCCGTTCGCCGGATTGTGCACCGCGAAGGTGCCGCCGCCCGTGGCGGCAACGGGCCCGCCGATCCACAGCTGCGTCGGGACGGATTCGAGAAGTTCGCGTTCGGACACCATGAACCAAGCCTAATCGGCGCGGCCGGACGCAGGCCGTCATCGGACCGCGGATGACCGCGGTGAATGCGAGGTACCCACCGGCCTGAATCGACGCTCCGGGGTGTTTGCCGTGCGCGGCCGTGGAGCGGTGAGTAACCTCGGCGGACGTGAGCAGCGACATCACCGCGACGGCGGCCTGGCGGAAACTGCACGAACACTTCGACGGGATCGCGGGGCGGCACCTGCGCGAACTCTTCGCCGACGATCAGTCGCGCGGCCGTGCGATGACCGTCGATGTGGCGGACCTGCACATCGACTACAGCAAGCACCGCATCACGCGGGAAACCCTGCACCTGCTCGTCGAATTGGCGCGCGAGGCGAAGGTGGCCGAGCGCCGGGACGCAATGTTCCGCGGCGAGCACATCAACACCTCGGAGGATCGCGCGGTCGCGCACATCGCATTGCGTTTGCCCGAGGGCCGGTCGCTGACCGTGGACGGCGCCGACGCCGGCGCCGAGGTGCACGAGGTGCTGCGGCGGATGGGTGAATTCACCGACGCGGTGCGCTCCGGCGAATGGCGCGGCGCCACCGGCGAACGCATCAGCACCGTGGTCAATATCGGCATCGGCGGGTCCGACCTGGGGCCGGTGATGGTGCACCAGGCGCTGCGGCATTACGCCGACGCCGGGATCGGCGCCCGGTTCGTCTCCAACGTCGATCCGGCGGATCTGGTGGCGAAACTCGACGGACTCGACCCGGCCACAACGCTGTTCATCGTCGCCTCCAAGACCTTCTCCACGCTGGAGACGCTGACCAACGCCACCGCGGCCCGGCGCTGGCTGGTGGCGGCGCTCGGCGAGGACGCCGTCGCCAAGCATTTCGTCGCCGTCTCGACCAATGCGGAGAAGGTGGCGGAATTCGGCATCGACACCGCGAACATGTTCGGCTTCTGGGACTGGGTCGGCGGCCGCTATTCGGTGGATTCCGCGATCGGCCTCTCGGTGATGGCCACCATCGGCAAGGAACGCTTCGCCGAGTTCCTCGCGGGCATGCACGCCATGGACGAGCATTTCGCGAACGCGCCGCTGGAGGCGAACGCACCGGTGCTGCTCGGCCTGCTCGGCGTCTGGTATTCGAACTTCTTCGGCGCGGAATCCCGTGCGGTACTTCCCTATTCGAACGACCTGGCCCGTTTTCCCGCCTATCTGCAGCAACTCACGATGGAGTCGAACGGCAAGTCGGTGCGCGCCGACGGCGCCCCGGTCACCACCGCCACCGGCGAAATCTTCTGGGGCGAGCCGGGAACCAACGGCCAGCACGCGTTTTACCAACTGCTGCACCAGGGCACGCGTCTCATTCCGGCGGACTTCATCGGATTCGCCCGCCCCACCGACGATCTGCCCACCCGCGACGGCACCGGCAGCATGCACGACATCCTGATGAGCAACCTGTTCGCGCAGACCAAGGTGCTGGCGTTCGGCAAGACCGCGGACGAGATCGCCGCCGAGGGCACCGACCCGACGGTGGTGCCGCACAAGGTGATGCCGGGCAACCGGCCGAGCACCACCATCCTGGCACCGCAGCTCACCCCGTCGGTCGTCGGCCAGTTGATCGCCCTCTACGAACACCAGGTCTTCGTCGAAGGCACCATCTGGGGCATCGACAGCTTCGACCAGTGGGGTGTGGAGCTGGGCAAGCAGCAGGCGCTGGCACTGGCGCCCTCGCTTACTTCCACGGAATCGCCTGAGCCGCAAGGAGACTCGTCTACCGACGCGCTGATCCATTGGTACCGCGCCAAGAAGTTGGGCTAGTTTCGGATCAGTGCCGGAACGCGACCTCGTAGCGTCCGGCCGTCTGGCGGAGCAGCAGATCGGCTCGGTCCTTCGTGGCGGCGATCAGATCGGCGTTGCGCAGATCGCTGTCGTGTACCTTCGCGGCAGCGGCCTCGGGCGTGCGGCCGCCGCGAATGTGTCTGCGCAGCAAGCGATCCTCGATCAGCTCCCGCCGCGCGTCGAGGTACCAGCATTCATCGAGCAGCTTGCGCACCGCCGACCATTCCCGGTCCCCGACATCGTCCAGCAATAGGTAGTTCCCCTCGGTGATCGCGATCAGCTGCTGAT from Nocardia iowensis includes these protein-coding regions:
- the pgi gene encoding glucose-6-phosphate isomerase; amino-acid sequence: MSSDITATAAWRKLHEHFDGIAGRHLRELFADDQSRGRAMTVDVADLHIDYSKHRITRETLHLLVELAREAKVAERRDAMFRGEHINTSEDRAVAHIALRLPEGRSLTVDGADAGAEVHEVLRRMGEFTDAVRSGEWRGATGERISTVVNIGIGGSDLGPVMVHQALRHYADAGIGARFVSNVDPADLVAKLDGLDPATTLFIVASKTFSTLETLTNATAARRWLVAALGEDAVAKHFVAVSTNAEKVAEFGIDTANMFGFWDWVGGRYSVDSAIGLSVMATIGKERFAEFLAGMHAMDEHFANAPLEANAPVLLGLLGVWYSNFFGAESRAVLPYSNDLARFPAYLQQLTMESNGKSVRADGAPVTTATGEIFWGEPGTNGQHAFYQLLHQGTRLIPADFIGFARPTDDLPTRDGTGSMHDILMSNLFAQTKVLAFGKTADEIAAEGTDPTVVPHKVMPGNRPSTTILAPQLTPSVVGQLIALYEHQVFVEGTIWGIDSFDQWGVELGKQQALALAPSLTSTESPEPQGDSSTDALIHWYRAKKLG
- a CDS encoding NAD-dependent succinate-semialdehyde dehydrogenase, encoding MVSERELLESVPTQLWIGGPVAATGGGTFAVHNPANGEVLTQVADATPEDAMRALDAAVAVQAEWAARPSRERGEILRAVFEQITARAEEFALLMTLEMGKALPESRNEVKYGAEFFRWFSEEAVRVHGRYLHAPSGTGRIMVHKQPVGPCLAITPWNFPLAMGTRKIGPALAAGCTMIVKPASATPLTMLLLAKLCSEAGLPDGVLSVITSSRSGAVTQPLLDDPRLRKLTFTGSTEVGKKLVEKSANGLLRTSMELGGNAPFVVFDDADIDAAVQGAMLAKLRNGGEACTAANRFHVQRGVLEEFTSKFVEAMASSVTLGPGSDPNTTLGPLINEEQLNTVSELVEDAVAVGAQVRLGGKAPGGPGWFYPATILSDVPPQARILREEVFGPVAPIVGFDTEEQGIAAANDTEFGLVSYVYTRDLDRALRVAEGLESGMVGVNRGVISDPAAPFGGVKASGFGREGGTEGIEEYLSTKYIALS